TGTAAAAGCGATATCCTTACCAAGCGAGAGCGTAGCCAGATTAGCATCACTTGAGACTGTACTTACAAATCTGGCGGTTATATTCGAATCACTATCCACGCGGAATCTATACGCTGCATCTTTAGATATAAGCACCTTATCATCCTTATACCAACCCAGGAACTGACTATCGTCATACGCAGTTGCTTCAACTTGGGCAAATGTTCCCAGCTGTCTCGTACCAGAACCCTGCACCAATCCAAGCCTTTCATCATTCGTTGAAGCATTTATTGTAAAATAGGCAGAAGTAGCCTTTTCACCTGATAAGTCATCACTTGAGGTAATCTCAGTTCCTTTTGTTTCCAAGCGATATACAGTATCCGATGCTTCCTCAGCTGTGTTGTTTAAGGAAGAAGGATTGTACGCCGGCACTACGCCAGAAAGCTCTTGACCGGTTACAATCGGCACATCGTTGTAGTTAATGAGCCTGTTCACTTCACCAGCTTCAGGACTGTATTCATTTATAGAATAAGTCATCCGGTCATCACCAGTAGCCGTAATTACAACCGTATACTTTTCCGATGCAGGCAGGAAGACTAATTTCTCCCCATCCTCATTAAGTGCAGATATAATCGTGCTTACTTCTTGAGGCACATCGTCAATAATCGAGGCGACCAGTTGGTTGTCATTGTTGAACACTTGCACATCAACCGGACAGTTGATCCGCACAATTCTGTACTTGCCGCTTGAGAATCCTACCGCACCGCCAGGTGTATAGTAAGAGTCCATAGATTGCATCCACGCAAGCGCCAGCTCCGGATGATGGGCTTGCCCAATGCCACCGATGTTCTTAACCATTGTCGTTGCCAGGTTCGGATGGTTAGTCAGAACAGCTGCAACCAGGTCTAGCAGAGTAACTACTGCATTATCGAATTCAGTCTGTGAGTAAGCTGTAATTCCAGCCTCGTCCAGACTTTCTTTCAGATACTGGGCGACCTTTTCATAGGCATCCTTTTCATTGTTTCCCCAAGGATTTAGATTGGGCTTAAGCAGCTCATAGGCCAGCCAACCCCATTTACTGGAGAATTTCTCCGTTGCTGCAGCAATTAACTTCTCACTTTGCGATGAACTTGCTCCAAAGAACAGGCCGCATATATCCCTAATTCCGTTTTGGAACTTACCCACAAAGTTCGACCGGCTCTTCAGGAAATCCTTAGTCAGCATTGTGATATACGCATTCAGGAAGGCATTCTGGGACTGGGCGTTCTTCGTATCGTCAATGATACTAATAAACGGATCGCCGCCGGGAAGTATTTTCCACCCGTCAATATTAATCTTCTTCATCAAAAAATCATCTACGACATACGGTGCAGCTTCTTCTAAGGCATTGTAACGCGCAAGCATTTTCGATAAACTTTCGCTGTAGATTTTTTCCGAATCTGTCTCTGCACTTGGAAGCCACTTGTCAATACCATAGCGGGTAAAAGACCACACTGCAGGAGCTACCTTCGGTACTAAATCACTAGGATTAATAATATTAAATATATTTCCGTACACATCACTATTCATGTCGGATAACAGTGCACCTGCTGGCGTTTCGAACGTATAGGCATACATATCTTGGAGTGCAAGTGTTGTTCCAGGGAAGGTTACTCCACCCTCATCAATTTTACCTGCAACCATATTTGCTGTTGCCGCACCACGGCTAAATCCCGTAATCCACAATTTAATGTCGCCTTGGATCTCTTTGTCACTTATGTATTCTTGTAAAAAGGTGAGTACTTGGTCACGGGCCTCACTGAAGCCTTGATGTTGACCACTCTCACCGATAGTAAAGTTACTTGCCCACTCGCTTTCGTATCCGCCTCCGCGAACAGCTAAAGCGACGAGAGTATAATCTTTACCGTCTTCCGTAATTTTCTTGCGGGCTGCAACTGCACCGATAGAGTCTTTTGTCGGCTTTATTTTGAACCAGTCATTCGATTCGAAGTCAGTAAACCCTATGTCGGTTAGAAGGTTATGTGCATTGTTACTTTTATTATCATAGGAGTCACCCACATCTGCACTCGCCCAAGCCGAAAGTTCAAGATTGAGAGACATTGTAGCAAGATGTTCATTGTATAGATATGAGCTATTATAGAAGTAGGAGTCCTCGTAATAATAGGTCGCGCTGTAGTCCCGGCCAACCCCCAGATACTTAAATGTACCGGTTTTCTTGACAATGCTATTAGCCACTTCACCGAACACAAACTCTAAGTCATTTGGATCCTTCACATCATAAAAGTGCTGTGTTGATGTCGCCCAGTCCAGGGCACTCAGCTTGAAGAACTGCGCTACTTCCTTTCCTTCTTCCGGCATGCCCTCAAATGTCTGAAAAAGCCCGATGGTGTTTAGGGTTGCCTTTTTCTTAAGAGCTTCCGCCGCTTCATACGCTACGTTCGCATACGCATATAATCGGATTTCCGTATCCATGCGCCGCCATTTGCTGCCAACCGTACTTTCATCATAGTGACCATTATAATTAGACTTTCCATCATTGGTCATCCCGGTCGTAACAAGAACAACATTTTTCACTGCAGAAGGTTCAGATATGTCACTGATTAGCTTATCCGCAGCTTGAAGTCCGGCTGCAACATTCCGGTTATTTTTTGATGCATAAATACTATCAATTGCTCTCCCTAATGCCTTCACATCAGTTGAAAACGGAGAAACAACGGAAGCTTG
The sequence above is a segment of the Paenibacillus sp. FSL R7-0204 genome. Coding sequences within it:
- a CDS encoding S-layer homology domain-containing protein; this translates as MFKRLLIILLAVCLITGGASLPLLNAAVYAEELPDNMSGMMQAISSGEDLTEGQTVTSEVYLPIHPPQVHMTAAQPLQSNQRLQAAKVLPLPTNEVLRYSVLVLDTSASSDFVDSKGHVFYTADTAIDYVKTSAKKFIEATQVADGTNYVAIVSYKGSQASVVSPFSTDVKALGRAIDSIYASKNNRNVAAGLQAADKLISDISEPSAVKNVVLVTTGMTNDGKSNYNGHYDESTVGSKWRRMDTEIRLYAYANVAYEAAEALKKKATLNTIGLFQTFEGMPEEGKEVAQFFKLSALDWATSTQHFYDVKDPNDLEFVFGEVANSIVKKTGTFKYLGVGRDYSATYYYEDSYFYNSSYLYNEHLATMSLNLELSAWASADVGDSYDNKSNNAHNLLTDIGFTDFESNDWFKIKPTKDSIGAVAARKKITEDGKDYTLVALAVRGGGYESEWASNFTIGESGQHQGFSEARDQVLTFLQEYISDKEIQGDIKLWITGFSRGAATANMVAGKIDEGGVTFPGTTLALQDMYAYTFETPAGALLSDMNSDVYGNIFNIINPSDLVPKVAPAVWSFTRYGIDKWLPSAETDSEKIYSESLSKMLARYNALEEAAPYVVDDFLMKKINIDGWKILPGGDPFISIIDDTKNAQSQNAFLNAYITMLTKDFLKSRSNFVGKFQNGIRDICGLFFGASSSQSEKLIAAATEKFSSKWGWLAYELLKPNLNPWGNNEKDAYEKVAQYLKESLDEAGITAYSQTEFDNAVVTLLDLVAAVLTNHPNLATTMVKNIGGIGQAHHPELALAWMQSMDSYYTPGGAVGFSSGKYRIVRINCPVDVQVFNNDNQLVASIIDDVPQEVSTIISALNEDGEKLVFLPASEKYTVVITATGDDRMTYSINEYSPEAGEVNRLINYNDVPIVTGQELSGVVPAYNPSSLNNTAEEASDTVYRLETKGTEITSSDDLSGEKATSAYFTINASTNDERLGLVQGSGTRQLGTFAQVEATAYDDSQFLGWYKDDKVLISKDAAYRFRVDSDSNITARFVSTVSSDANLATLSLGKDIAFTPAFSPEHTGYTASVGNGISSITVTAASSDPGATISGIGLKSLSVGENTINVAVTAKDNKSKKTYTITVTRAEASGGGGGYNPPAPQLSISMESTSLSLPDAKDTIKRGEVYSFTPVLNSGSIKLSKALKLTVNGVAVTDAKSGEVYTLSNLAVGKHTIVISYPGEGNYNGSSITKSVIVVQGDSLIKSDEPAFINTFTDVAEGAWYYEHIMWAVKNGIVSGIGNGEFAAAKPVTRAEFVAMLARYYRADVESYGEVSFTDVSESAWYSKYIGWAAANGIVTGYGNGRFGANDNLSREQVAVILYNIHKKPPVTGLSLAYTDKKEISAWAIDAVAYWSNAGVLKGKENQLFDPKGYFTRAESATVLHELENYHHK